A window from Cydia amplana chromosome 12, ilCydAmpl1.1, whole genome shotgun sequence encodes these proteins:
- the LOC134653003 gene encoding cytoplasmic phosphatidylinositol transfer protein 1 — translation MVLTKEYRISMPMTVEEYRIGQLYMIARHSFEQSSNGEGVEVVANEQVNDEINGHGQYTEKRIHLSSHLPYWIQSMTPKIFYITEKAWNYYPFTITEYTCSFIPKFSISIQTRYEDNNGTTENCLGLTDEELGSREVDFLDIAYDEIKPHHYKEAEDPKFFKSEKTGRGPLVEGWRDTQQPIMCCYKVVHVKFEVWGLQTRVEEYVQGAIREILLLGHRQAFAWMDDWYNMTLDDVRAYEKDMQAKTNSKLKAEEAAPATPSDPKKSPSSKPQTPKTPQSASSTPTEPRSWFTWS, via the exons ATGGTTCTCACAAAAGAATACAGGATATCCATGCCTATGACGGTCGAAGAG TATCGTATTGGTCAACTGTACATGATAGCGCGTCACAGTTTTGAACAGTCGAGCAATGGGGAGGGTGTGGAAGTGGTGGCCAATGAACAAGTGAATGACGAGATCAATGGCCACGGCCAGTATACAGAGAAGAGGATTCACTTATCAAG CCATCTGCCCTACTGGATACAGTCAATGActccaaaaatattttacatcacAGAAAAGGCTTGGAACTACTACCCCTTCACCATTACTG AATACACA TGTTCTTTTATCCCAAAATTCTCCATATCAATACAAACAAGATATGAAGATAACAATGGAACAACAGAAAAT TGTCTTGGTTTGACTGACGAGGAACTAGGCAGTCGGGAAGTAGATTTTCTGGACATTGCTTACGATGAGATCAAGCCACATCATTATAAAGAGGCAGAGGACCCCAAGTTCTTCAAATCTGAGAAGACAG GGCGCGGGCCATTGGTGGAGGGCTGGCGAGACACCCAGCAGCCCATCATGTGCTGCTACAAGGTCGTGCACGTCAAGTTCGAGGTGTGGGGCCTGCAGACGCGGGTCGAGGAATATGTGCAGGGC GCGATACGCGAGATACTCTTGTTGGGTCACCGACAAGCGTTTGCGTGGATGGACGACTGGTACAACATGACTCTTGATGACGTTCGGGCTTATGAGAAAGATATGCAAGCCAAAACTAATAGTAAG CTGAAAGCTGAAGAAGCGGCCCCCGCGACCCCGTCAGACCCCAAAAAGTCGCCGTCTTCCAAACCACAAACGCCGAAGACCCCCCAGAGTGCCAGCTCCACGCCCACAGAACCACGGTCTTGGTTTACCTGGtcttaa
- the LOC134652937 gene encoding trafficking protein particle complex subunit 13, translating into MDPKDSSEHLVALKVMRLTKPALISPKIVTCDSKDLPGNIFNNFLKDDATAVTQMETLAAGQFLLLPQSFGNIYLGETFSCYVCVHNETNQPVQSVSIKADLQTNSQRIPLTTQQSQTPSMLDVDDTLSDVIHHEVKDLGTHILVCEVTYMSNYNTLASFRKFFKFEVMKPLDVKTKFYNAESDDVYLEAQVQNITSGPITLDQVSLESSQQFTVKSLNEDENGDSVFGDVTLLQPQESCQYLYCLTPRESIAKEIKLLALAKNIGKLDIVWRSNLGEKGRLQTSQLQRVTPDYGDIRLTYESLPSKVAVDEPFNFKCKIVNASDRTLDLILKLRSYTDSSLLWCGISNRKLGLLEPGKAVLVDLTALPMNTGLHNITGVALVDLFLKRTYNYDDLATVFVF; encoded by the coding sequence ATGGATCCCAAAGATAGTAGTGAACATTTGGTAGCCTTAAAGGTGATGAGGCTTACAAAACCAGCTCTGATAAGTCCGAAAATCGTGACATGTGATTCAAAAGATTTGCCAGGTAACATATTCAATAACTTCCTCAAAGATGATGCTACTGCAGTTACCCAAATGGAGACACTGGCAGCTGGTCAATTCCTATTGTTACCGCAGAGTTTCGGTAACATTTATTTAGGTGAAACATTTTCTTGTTACGTTTGTGTACATAATGAAACCAATCAACCTGTTCAAAGTGTCTCAATTAAGGCAGATCTGCAGACAAACTCCCAAAGGATACCTCTCACAACCCAACAAAGTCAGACTCCCTCTATGCTTGATGTAGACGACACACTTAGCGATGTTATACACCATGAAGTGAAGGATTTGGGCACACACATCCTAGTTTGTGAAGTAACCTACATGTCAAATTACAACACCCTAGCCTCATTTAGAAAGTTCTTCAAATTTGAAGTAATGAAACCACTTGATGTCAAGACCAAGTTTTACAATGCTGAATCAGATGATGTTTACCTAGAAGCACAAGTTCAGAACATCACATCTGGGCCCATCACCCTTGATCAAGTCTCACTGGAGAGCTCACAGCAATTCACCGTAAAATCCTTGAATGAGGATGAAAATGGAGATTCTGTATTTGGTGATGTCACATTATTGCAACCTCAAGAAAGTTGTCAATACCTGTATTGCCTGACTCCAAGGGAAAGCATTGCTAAAGAAATAAAGCTTTTAGCTTTAGCAAAGAATATTGGCAAACTAGacattgtatggagatcaaacttGGGAGAGAAAGGAAGATTGCAAACTAGTCAACTTCAAAGAGTTACTCCTGATTATGGGGACATAAGGTTAACTTACGAAAGCTTGCCAAGCAAAGTTGCAGTTGATGAGCCTTTCAATTTTAAATGTAAGATAGTCAATGCCAGTGACAGGACTTTAGACCTGATTCTGAAGTTGCGGTCCTATACGGACTCAAGTCTGCTGTGGTGTGGTATTTCTAACAGGAAACTGGGCCTGCTGGAACCAGGCAAGGCAGTGCTGGTGGACCTCACTGCGCTGCCCATGAATACCGGTCTGCACAACATCACTGGAGTAGCTTTAGTAGACTTGTTTTTGAAAAGAACATATAACTATGATGATTTGGCaactgtatttgtattttga